The nucleotide sequence TTTCATCTCTGGAATGTGCTTTCCTGGAATATGCTCAGTGCACGGTCCGGAGAAATACGACATTTGTTGCCACGGGTTTTTcctggtgtgttttttttttttctttcgtttcttcttcttcttcttcttctcttttttcctcgctttttttccccccttctttttAATTTCGGTGATATTCCGCTATTTGGGAACACCGTGTCCGGGGGGTGCCCGCTCAGTGGCATCGTCCTGTGGATGCCCTCCCGAGCACCTCGCTGTGTCTGACGGCCGTGTGTGTGCGCTTGCTTGCAGAACCAGCCTTCGGAGAGGTGAACCAGCTCGGGGGGGTGTTTGTCAATGGGAGGCCCCTGCCCAACGCCATCCGGCTCCGGATTGTGGAACTGGCGCAGCTAGGGATCAGGCCGTGCGACATCAGCCGCCAGCTCCGCGTTTCCCACGGCTGTGTCAGCAAAATCCTGGCTCGCTACAACGAGACCGGCTCCATCCTACCGGGGGCTATAGGAGGCAGCAAGCCGCGGGTCACCACCCCCACGGTGGTCAAACATATCCGGACCTACAAACAAAGGGATCCGGGCATCTTCGCCTGGGAGATCCGGGATCGCCTGCTGGCCGACGGCGTGTGCGACAAGTATAACGTACCGTCGGTCAGCTCCATCAGCCGCATCCTCCGCAACAAGATCGGGAACCTGTCCCAGCAGGGCCACTACGAGTCCTATAAGCAGCACCAGCCGCCCCCGCAGCCCGCCCTGCCCTACAACCACATCTACTCCTACCCCAGCCCCATCGCTGCCGCGGGAGCCAAGGTGCCCACGCCGCCAGGCGTGCCTGCCATCCATGGCACCATGGCCATGCCCCGCACCTGGCCATCGTCCCACTCGGTGACGGACATACTAGGCATCCGCTCCATCACGGACCAAGGTGAGGAGGGGGCCTAGGGTCGCGAGCTCCGGGGCTTCCTAGCCCGAGCCGGGCACTGAGTTTCTGCGGGACGTGCCCCGTGATTCGGGTACGGTGCAGGTCCGGGGGTGCAGCGGGCGTGATGGCAAACATCGGCAGTCCTCGGTGGTACCGGGGCCGAGTTGCGGTGCCGGTCCCGGTGCGGCCGGGGGTGTTCGCTGCCTCCCCCGGGCCGTAGGCGCCACTTCGGCGTTACCGAGCAGTCCGTTCTCCTTGCTTTTCGCAATCAGGCCAAACGCGCTCAGGCAGGAAGTTCAAATGTCACTTAATTGCCTTAATTCtgatgctgtattttccttcgAAGCGGTGGTCCGGGAAAACGAAACCCCGAAGGTTTGCTCCCTCTATCCTTTCcaccttccttctgtttctccGTCTGGGAACCGCGCCGCGTCCCCCGGTCGCTCACTGCACTTTGCCGCCGAGAAAGGGACATTTTTTCCATGTCGGTTGGTGCCAGGCGGCGGCTGTAGTTCCAAAAACAGTCGAGAAGAACCTCTGCCTCCAGCGCTCCCCGCGTCCCAGTCTGCCCTTCCCAGTGAGCGGAGGGGGGGCCGAGTCCTGCTTTCATTGAGTTCTTTAACGGCGGCAGTCCGGTTCCAGAAGGGCTTCTAATGCGAAGCGATCCTTTACGCACTGCGAGTTAATTATCTTATACCGACTTTGAgataataactttttttttccccaagcaatACATACGCACACAACTGATTTATTTAGAAGAACACAcgtacagttttttttttttttttttttttttttttttttttttttttgcatttattcgTCCTCTGCTTCACGAACTGCTTCTGTCCTCAGCACTGCCACAAACACAGACGTGTCTGAGTTAGCCTTAGCAACACCCTCCCGGCAGCGCCTGGTCTGGATCGGGGGGAGGTGGTGATGGCAATAAGCAttaaataagcattaaaaaaatgcgAACTGTACGATCGCACAAGAGTCAGAATTGTGTAGTGAGCCCTCCTATTCCTGCCTCCCGCAGAAACAGGCCTCTGCCCTCACGGCCGCCTCTCCCCGTCTCTCAAGCGCGGAGTTGCCCGCGTCTTCCCGTGGCGTAAGCCCTCCCCACCTCCTTCCCAGCCCCGGGCTGGGGCTGCCGAGCGGCCTCTGCCGCCGATGGGGGCTGTTCGCCTTTGATTTATAGGATAAACTGACCTCGCTGACACGGAAAGGAAGCCCCTATTCATGGGAAAGTGTGAGATCAGCAGAAAAGGGCACTCACCGAGAGGGCTCAATTTCTCAAGCCGGCCCCATGTTGGTGCCCCTCCAGTGGCCGAGGGGCTGCGCAGAGCCGCTCTCAGGGCGGGTGCGGACCCGCACGCTGCTCCGCCTGGGGCGGCCCGGGAGAACCGTGCTTCCTCGGCTCCGGGTCGTGCCTGGGGACTGCCGCCTGCAGAAGCGCACGCACAGCCCGGATCCCCGTGCTGCGGCTGCTACGCGTAAAGGGCAGGGcgtttttcccctctttccacCCTTTCcgtttgtttttctcttcttttctttcttttgagatttctctctctctctctctctctcttttttttttttccctgtggtttgtttgtttgtttgctttttcttagttttgGTCTCCAAATGTAGTTAGAGCCCGGTGCCGCCGCGCCAGCTTTCCGTTAACCGCGGGCTGCTCTTTGCCCACGGCCACGAGTAGGAGGCGATTCCCGTCAGTCTCCCCGGCAGACTACGGGGAGGGTAAGCACTGGGTCGAGCCAGCTCCGGGCCTGGTGGCGCGACGCTCTTCTAATCAACTGCTAGGAGGGATGGGACGCACAGCCGCCTCCCCCTCCAGGGAGGGCCGGGGGactcagtgctgtgcaggaggtGAGGGACGGCTGCCCCTTAGCTCTGCCTCTAACCTCCTGCCCCCATGTTTCCCGCAGTGAGTGACACCTCGTCGTACCCCAGCCCCAAGGTAGAGGAGTGGAGCAGTCTGGGCCGGAGCAGctttccccctgcagcccagcatgcCGTGAACGGGCTGGAGAAGAGCTCCCTGGAACAGGAAGCCAAGTACAGCCAGGTAAAGGGAGACGGCCGGTCGGGCGGGGGGTGTGTGGGGCCTCCAAGCTCAGCCCCAGCGCTGCGGCCCCTTCCCGGGGCTGAGCTCCCGCTGTCGGCTGGGTGCCGGCCTTTGCTCTGTACCCCTGCTGCTCTCGGCGCATCCCACCGCCGCCCTGGTGGCCGCGCTGCGGGCTGTGCGCGGCGCTCGGGAGGTAGGGGAAGAATTTGAGAATAAGGTGTATCTGCTTCCTACGTGAAGCGTTTTTAACCGCTTAAGTAGACTGCGGACTGCCAGTAATTTTATTACAACACAATATAACCGCGACTTAACAAATCTCTGTCTAAATCCTTGTGCCCGCTAATCAAATCTCGTGCCAGgggaaaagctttaaaagagTCGGCTGTTGCTAGCTGGGCAGCGCAGgtttcagaaaaacacaaccaaacCGAACAAACCTGACTGTACTTATTCCATCCaatggaaacatttcaaaacataagACGGGCTTCTCTGACCCATTGCCTTCCCTGCAATTCGTTTGTCACACTCGTAATGaattcaaagaataaaaaaaaaggtctctTCTTGGTGTGCTGCCGCTCAAGGACAGAGGTATGGGACATGTGTGCTGAGTTCTGAGTCTGCTTTCGGACTCTGTGGTTGGTTTGGTGCCAAGAGGAGCTGAACCAAAACTTTTTTAGCTGTTGAGTGCAAATTGTGTGGCTACTTGCAGTGACCAAGGTAGAATGGGACATACCATAGGCCCCCAGAGTGAACAACCACTTTGTTACATATTCTGTCTTACAAATAATATGATGCCCTTAATGCTAttctatttgttttgcattagaTTTTTTCTATTACTGTGTTATTCTTTTGTTCATTGTGTATTACGAAAAATGTGCAGTGTTAGAGTCATGACTGTGCAGTTAAAGACAGAATCAGAGTTAATATTCACCCTTCCACAATTttattaggaaataaataaCTTATTAGCAATCTTACTAAAAATTATGGAAAtaccttctgctgctgctgcttctgaggcCGGCTGTGCCAGGGCTGCGTTGTCTTAGGTGCCAGTCTGGGCCATTCATTGATTTTGCTGAAATAGCCACAGGATGTGGCTCAAGGATAATGCACCTTTGGAATCTCATTTACCCCAACGGGCATGCTGAGGAACAATGCTATATACACTGCGTGATTTTCAGTGCTGGTGTCggaaactgttttttcttcttctttttcactctttcaaCATTTATGCTTTCGTCTTCATAATATATTACTGCTCTATTGTCAATAACAGTTCTATTTGGAAGTTTTGTTCAATCTGAAAGATCATCtgataaatgtaatttaaacatattcactattttaaaatggagaaaattgcAATTAATAAAGTGGAATTCACTGATAAAAATACGTTGTCCAGAGAGtttaaaaggacagaaaatctAAAAAGTATTTACCCATAAGGTCATTTTCTGATCTCTGCTCACTAAAAGAAGATACAGATGAGATTTCTCCCCCTCAATTATATGTATCAGTGGGAATTTCTGTACTGTGGACCAGTCTGTTCATGTAGTGTTCAGCCTTGCTTACCAGCGATTTCATTCATGTGTACATTAGTTAGCTTGTATGTCACAAGTTCAATACCTTACTAATTCAGgatgcatttaaagaaaattaatgtcaAATAAGGAcgtgaaaaagtgtttttttttttttttcgcaacttatttatttttggccaAAGGTGCAAAGTGACCCAAAATCTTGCTGCACGTAGAACTGCCTTGGCTGCCTGTTTGCTGAAGCTCAGAGAGTCTGGGGTACTCTTCCATGACAACTGGGTCTCACCAAAATGCATCCTTAGATCTTTAcatgtgtggggtttttttaacCACAAGTATTGCTTCAGTTGTAAATAGACAAGCAGAGGACAGGAGAGAACATTGGTTCATTTATGCAGATCCAGCAAGCAGGTAGCTGGAGTGGTGGGAAAGGGGGAAGACACAGAGAGTTTTTGTGCCAGAAGAATCACATTGCAATAGACTCTCTGTTTGGACTTGACGGTAAATGCaattttcatctcttctgtgcAAAGCTCATTGAAAATGCTGGATCttgagaaggcagagagaggaTTTCCCCTGCAGAAGAGAGGTGGCTGCTCTACAGTGCTTGCTCCAGAGTTGTGCGCATACAAACAAGTCAGTGGAGCTCAcaacaggagcagagcagcacagaaccCAGCGCATGTGTTTCACTCAGGTTTTCCAGTTATAtaagaggagcagagggaatgTGCTCTGAAGCACATTAATGAAGAATTATGTGGGACCTATAGGGGATTCTGTTGTTCCTAACTATTATCAGCTCTATATTTTAAGTATTGGCAGCATTCATAGCACGGATTCACTTGCCTGCAACTCAGTAGTGTTGGTGAAGGATTTCCTCCCACCTCAGTCATGGAAGATAATATTTTATCTCTTAAGAAAGCCCTTGCAAATTCTCTTTGCATGAACAAGACTAGAAACATGGAGCCATAAGGACAGACTCATGTACTTTCAAACTATATTAATTTGCTTCCTTCTTCCAAGGGATACCCATTTGTTTTAGCTCAGGGCTCTGCAGCCTTGTGTTCATGGGGGGTTCCCGTTGGGCTCCAATGCTTCGGCCAGGGCTGATCTGAGAGCAAGCATGGGTGGTTGCATTTTACCCCTTACCTACACGTCAGTGGGAATTCGGTCTCAGAGAGGATTAGacaaaaaagggaggaaaacttaaaatatgTAGTCAATATGTAAGTCCCACTTGTTTAATGTGAAACTGAATGTCTGAATGTAGAACACTTTTCACTTTAAGTGTTACTAATTTCCTGGTGTCACTGGGGTCTTTGCAATTTTCTTCGGTGTTTGGGTTGGGGAGTTGGAGAACTGCCTGGAGAACTGTCATTCTGCACCAAAACTGCATAGGGAGCCTCAGCAATGCCTTGTGAATTTTGTATTCACTTCTAATTACCTGATGTCCCAAGTTATTGTCCCATGTGTAAGGAGCCACATTACATTTTCCCACTGCAGTATTTTCACCCATTTCTCTTACCATATGGCTTTGCAAACAGTGAAGTTGTGAatcagagaaactgaaaaggaaactaGTTATTTTTTGAGAGCTTGACAGTTTTAGGCTGTAAATGTTTTGTATGGAGCTCAGTTACACACCAGTATTCACACTGAGAGGCACATTCAATGTGGTGTTGGGGGGAAGGCTTCTATGGACAACCATATTACTAATACAAAGGATGAATATCCTGAGTACTTTTATGCATTACGCAGCTTATAATAATGgctgcattaagaaaaaatatcagctgAAATCACTGGGATACAAATCCAGTCATACtctgtatttgaaatgaaatcatttaatAAGTATGTATCATTTTCATAATTCAGTTTTCATCGATCTAATGCTTGTGCCTTTCTGGATGCGTAAAGTGAAAGAACTGCAGCTGGTATTTAGACATGTATGAAAATATGGAAGGTCTGACATATGCCTGTCTGATTTGTTGAGACGCAAATTGctttggaaatatatttttttcagaattattttctgtgtgtattgCAGGAAGCAGACATGCATGCTGCCAAAGGGAGCTAATGCTCATTGAGAGGAAAATGTTTGTAACTGGGATCTAAGAGCAAGTGGTTGTTGTGAGTTTACTGGAGAAATGTGTGAGCTGTCTGGAGTTCTGACCCCAAACCTGTCGGAGCTGCTGAGAATAATCCTAGTTACAGGGGCTTGTGAATGCGATTTGGGTAGTCTTTATCTGGCATACTGGGTGGACCCCAAAGTAGCAAACCTTTCACCTCTGCCTTGGCAAAATTTCCTCAGCTGTTCCTGTCTTGAATTCTCAACTCACTAGGATGGCACTCCTTGTTCTGTTCTTTGGCTGCATTCTGATGAGGTAATCCTGATCTCCATGTTGCTTGCAGCATAAAAATGAAGGCTCCATTTTAGTGCAAGTGATTGCAAATAATTGTGGGTGCAATTCTGGGCAattatttacacagaaaatgtaagcaatgtaaatatttaagttcCTGAACACTGACTGTAGATGAACAATGAATGTCATGGCCAAAGCATCTGTAATTGTTTTTATCTGCACTGCTTGGAACCTGCAACATACTGTTACTTCTTCGTGAGTGAGATGCAAACTTAACTTTAAATGATATGACCCTCCTACACAGATTATTTATTGCAAAATTTCATTAGCAGATTGCTTATTTGACATCTTATATTCTAACCCAGGATTCAGGGAATTGGACTCCTGTTATGGGTCCATGCAAAATCCATTATGATAAAGGTTCAAACCGCCAGCTCCCAACCCATACCTGGGGGAGGGGTTGCTGCTAAGGAGTGGGGGTTTTGGCTTCCTTCCCATACTACCTAGCAGAATTGTAAGCAGAGTTCCTGTCTGGTGCAAGGGCTCAGACCTTGGCTTGGAGACTCTCCAGTTCCGTCTTATCTCCAGACCAGTGCCTGTTATTATAATACAATCACTAAGATGGCTTGCTTGAGGTCTAGGCATCCATGTCAATGCATGTTGTGGGTGAGGGGCATGAGCTGATCCCACTACATGCACCCGATTCCTTCCCAGGTGATCTGGATGGCACCCCATTCGAACCCCATTTGTGAGACCTGCCTCTTACTGGCCACCTGCTTCCACGGCCAAAACCCAGTGCCCTGCCCACCAACCCACATGGCTACAGGGCACTCCACCTGGATGAAACTAATAAAGAAAGTCAGAGAGGTGAGTGAATGGTACAATGATACTTGGACTGCATACTGAGCACCCTCTGCTCCAAGGGCCCCAAGTGgccaggagctctgctgtgACGAGGAGGCCCATGGCCTGGAAGGTGAGAGTGGTGGGAGATGCCTATCACAGCTAGGGAGCAGTGTTGGGGCAAGAGGAACAAGCAGGACTTGATCTCTTCAGTCTTCTGGTACTTGCAGGAGAGTGAAAAGTAGATAAAGGCTGTATAGTGTGTTTGTCTATTGTGGCAATTTATCGGCACTTAGGGATTGTGTATATGCCTAATCATAATGATGAAGTCTATTAAAGGGGTTGTGATTTCACCCACCATAACTTGCCAGCTGCTCAGTAATTGCCTTCATAGCATCAGGAATTTGTTAGACAAAAGGGAGTGCAGTTTTGGTTTTCCCTAAAGAGGACAAAGTGGGGGCTTGACCAGTTTGACCCCATACTTACCCAACTTTTAACCTGCAAAAATCCCTTTGATGTCTCTGTGTTTGTAACGTCTCTTTCTATCAACTTCAGTTTCATTAAAATGACACTATATTTAAATTACAATGTATTGTTACATATACTATATatagaagacatttttaaagcagatttttgcTAATTCATCATAGTTTAAAACATTGTAGGAAGAACAAATGCTTATTCCACTcgtgtttatttgtttaatgtCCATAGTTGGCCTGCACAACTCCAGATTTTGCCACAATACTAGGGGTGAATTACTGTGCGAATCTGTTTTAGAACAATGCAATTGTGTTGCTAGTCCTACTCAGGGGACTTTGTTCTCATGGCATGATTTTTCCTGAGCTTTCCTTTTGTCCCACTAAGCACAGTATATCCATCTAAAGGAAGTTCAAATTCCATCTTTATAATCAAAGTCAAACTTTGTACTCGGAGTAAATAGGATTGTAAGGTTTactaaataatagaaaataaccCAAGAGCCAACACTTTCACTGGAAACGTGGTGAGTTCCATTTACACTGTTCTTTCTAAACTGGAGAGTGAATGGAAAACAACAATTCAGTGAACCTACAGCACTTGCACAATACTCAACTTTTGGGAGACATTTTAGGCAGACCTATTAGTACATGCCTGATGTGTCCTATGTGATAGAAAtcatttcactgtgaaaatCACCTAAAATCATTCTCTTCTGAGGAAGCATCTAAAACACTGGCTCGCCCTTTTCCCTAGGAGAGCACTCTGTTTTCCCTCAGTACACCTTGTCTCAGccttttttctcccatctctccttccctctgctgtttTTGTAGTGGATTTCAGAGATTGTTTTTACCTGTTTAAGTCTCCGTGAAggaggttttttattttttttcttttgtttctgttgtagttGGTTTTGGAAAAGACATAAAATGCCCACTGCTCCTTTAGGAAAGGATCAGTGATGGTGTATAAATTCCAGTTATTACTGTTTCCAAAagagtgtttttatttccctgaagAGGCTGAGATTCAAAATTTGATAAGAAAATATAGTTAAGAGTGATCTTGATGCATGTCGCAACTTCAGTTAGAACACTCAATTGATCCTATCTGATTTCTGTGTTATTCAGTGCAGCTGGGGATGCCCACAAGTAAAGGAAGGAACTTTAAGTTAATGAAAAAGCACACTAAGCATAGGGAATAGGATCTGCTCATTATTAAGCAGATGAACTTTATTTTAGAAGTAGTGTGATTTGCTCATGTGGTATAGTGTAATGCAAGAACTATTGAATTTAATAACGGGGAAAACAGATGTAGAGATAAAAGCATCAGAGTAAGAGAGATGGTATAGAATTGGATAACTAAGTATGTTTGCAATGTGCAAAGCACTTAAGCCTGCATGTTCTCTGTTTTAACGGTGTATTCAAATAGAATATCAGCATTGCTTTATAGAACATAGAGAGAATGAGAAATCCTGTAACTCCTCAGCCTTGaaagttttcttcctatttttcaaAGCTCAGTGTTCTGGGAATCAacccagctcagctgcaagaCAGACTGACTGAAAACATCTTGCCcatgtgttattttaaaagctccTCAATTTCTGTGTATTACCTCTCCAGTTCTCATTGAAAATCAAGGCACATGTTTCAAAGTAGTAACCTACCTACGAAATGTTCCCCCTCTGTTCAAGGTTTTTTGGACTACGAAATCATTTAATGATTTTGagattttcaaattttcagaaTCTGTCCACCCTAGTCTTCTTCTGCTTCCattagcagaaaatgaaagtggGAACTTGTTCAGTAAAAGAAGGTCATCATATGAGAATATGGACATGGTCTAACATGAGCTATGAAcacatttttgcagaaaaaattCCAATATCAGGAGAagactgcaaaaataatttgcaggATCAGCTCTAACTAGGTTGCCACATACGTCTTGCCATCTTGgcaattttattatgtttttctttaaaaatttcttaATATAAAGTTATCATAAATTGGAAAAATGAGTTCACTGCTCACTTCTgtagtgtttattttttaggtGACTCTGACTTACCTCTGTAGGACATGAATTTTAGTGGGATGCTGATTTTGAATGAGTGATTTTAGGAACATGTAATTTTTCTCATTGATGGTGACATACTGAATAGCAGCTTCAGAATTTAGCTCTAATTTAGTTAACTACAATGTGcactaaaatgttttattttaaaagcttaaaagtAACATAGGTGTATTGCTTACGTCTTTAGGTAATGCTGTTTTCTAAAATGAGATTTCCATTACATGCCTGCTGATGATGTTTTACTTGGAAAATTTGTTTACGCTTCCCTTGGGATCCCATGTGTTGGTTTGATTTATAAATCATGTTTAACCTCCAATTTAAAAAGGGAGATTTAGCATATTTGCTTCCTTTATACTTTCAGCTTGCATTGATTGCTCCTAGTCTTGTTATGATCACCTTTTTGACTGATGATGTGCACGTCACAAAGAACGTTAGCTATCCTCCGGGTTTTTAAAGTCATTTGCTCTTATGATTGAAGGATGAGAtactcagctctgctccctgctatgcttttcccttgctgtggaaaaaatggctcCTCCAGTAGCTACTTATGTCTGTGTTTTCAGGACATTCAGCAGTTCCAGAAATTgttaaagctttttgttttgaaaaatgagcaGCGAGAGTGTGGAGCTCCGTAGCCAAGGTCAGCTCtatctgctggcagctgctgctcacgACACCATGCTCACACCTCCATGGAgctgtttcatttgcttttaggGAAAGGCCCTGAGCTGGAGGATAAAGGCAATCACTGAGTTCGCTGATCCAATGGCAGAGAGGCTTCCTTCCACCCAAGGAAGTGTTAGAGTTGGGAAACATGAAGCAGCAACCAGAGGAGTGTTCCTGAAGCTGtggcacaggcagagctgctgctggttgtGGCAGGGGAGCTCTTGGGCTGAGTTA is from Numida meleagris isolate 19003 breed g44 Domestic line chromosome 6, NumMel1.0, whole genome shotgun sequence and encodes:
- the PAX9 gene encoding paired box protein Pax-9 isoform X2; this encodes MEPAFGEVNQLGGVFVNGRPLPNAIRLRIVELAQLGIRPCDISRQLRVSHGCVSKILARYNETGSILPGAIGGSKPRVTTPTVVKHIRTYKQRDPGIFAWEIRDRLLADGVCDKYNVPSVSSISRILRNKIGNLSQQGHYESYKQHQPPPQPALPYNHIYSYPSPIAAAGAKVPTPPGVPAIHGTMAMPRTWPSSHSVTDILGIRSITDQAVVRENETPKVCSLYPFHLPSVSPSGNRAASPGRSLHFAAEKGTFFPCRLVPGGGCSSKNSREEPLPPALPASQSALPSERRGGRVLLSLSSLTAAVRFQKGF
- the PAX9 gene encoding paired box protein Pax-9 isoform X1, with the protein product MEPAFGEVNQLGGVFVNGRPLPNAIRLRIVELAQLGIRPCDISRQLRVSHGCVSKILARYNETGSILPGAIGGSKPRVTTPTVVKHIRTYKQRDPGIFAWEIRDRLLADGVCDKYNVPSVSSISRILRNKIGNLSQQGHYESYKQHQPPPQPALPYNHIYSYPSPIAAAGAKVPTPPGVPAIHGTMAMPRTWPSSHSVTDILGIRSITDQVSDTSSYPSPKVEEWSSLGRSSFPPAAQHAVNGLEKSSLEQEAKYSQTHNGLPAVGSFVSTPAMSPYATSAQVSPYMPYSAAPSSYMAGHGWQHAAGTPLSPHGCDLPASLAFKGMQTAREGSHSVTASAL